AATCCTTGATTTTTGTTGACCCGCAAGCATTGGATTTTACCTATATCGATAAAGAGGACTCCATCAGTAATCTCGTAGAGATTGCTCAAGAATTTGGCAACCCAGAATTGATAAACAACGGACCCGAAACTGCACCTTCCAAGAGGATTCTCAAGGAAATTCCAGAATATGACAAAGTTGTTGCAGGTGTGGACACTTTGGAACTTATTGGCGTAGATTTGCTTAAGCAATCATGTAAGCATTTTTGTGAATGGGTTGGAAAACTGGAAAATGTTTTTAGGGATGCGTGAGTGATATCATTCCCCCAAAAGGTTAGTTCACCCTGCGGGAGGTTTTCTTCATACCAACAAAAGCCCAGTCTGTCTGACTGTTTTTTTTCCCCAAGTGTGTTCGTGGCCCAGCAGCTTGGCTAACCCCTCCCGCGTGGCACGGGCGAACCTTTTGCCGAACCAGCCGCTCTTGCGGTAGAGTTCGTCTATCCTTGCGCTAGTGAGCGTTGCTACCAGGTGGATCTGGGCGGACTCCTCGTCGTCGAAGGGGTGCGCCCAGCGTTCGGCAGCGCCTTGATGATGGCGCCCTGGTCGAACTGCGGCTTTTCCTGGTTCTGTGCGGTCATGGACTGTCGGTTAGGGTGTGGTTTGGGCGGAAATAATTAAGATTTAAGACTTTTTATCTTTTCCCATTCGTTTCGGTGCTGTATGCATTCGTTAATAATTTTGGATAATTCATTTTCATTAGTTAGCTTTAATGCGAACTGTTTCTTTGCGATAGCTTCATCTAATGAGTTGTTTTGCAATTTGAGATTTTGTTCGGCAAGTGCATTTGCAATGTTAGCTTTTTGGATGAAGTAGGCCATATGGTCCAATACAGAATTGATTATTTTTGCGTATACAGCATCAAATTCTTTACTGTGGTATGCAAGTTGTTCTTCTAAAAAGCGAATTTTCTTTTCTAGAAGAAAAGACTCTTTTCTATAATATGGTGTTGCTAATTTTTCAATAATAGAGTTTGCTGCGGAATCTATTGATTTGATTATATTGTCGATATTATCTTTTTCAGAATCGTAAATGTGATATCTGAATTCAACATGATGTCGTTCGCTAAGATCTTTTTTATTATTCGTGATTTTAATTATTTTTATTGCGCAAAAATATCCGTTTGAATTCTCTAGGATAATGACATTCCCTGCAACTAGCGATTTGCACCTTGAAGTAAAATTAAATGCTTCAGGAATGTTTTGATATTGAGGGAAATCTACGATGTCTGGATTGAAAAATAGGCTTTTGACTCCGTCTCGATAACAATAAATACTGTCATCGCCACATTCACTCCATCGTGTATCGAATGCTTTTTTGCCGTTTCCTATAATGAAACTGCCATTGTTTAGTGTGTAGTCTAAAATTATAGAGTCTTCTGAATTCGTGTTTACGAAAATAGGAAGTTTATTTTGTTGTGAAGAATTGCTTTCTTTTGGCATGTGTACCAAGTTGTTACGTTCAAAATAACGTAAGCCAAGAGATTCCACAAAAGACATTTCCGCCAACATTATTTCATTTTTGTGATTCTCTATATAGTCTGAATACTGTTCGTCTTGTAAATTTGGATTGTCTGTTTTTAAAAATAAAATCAATGCTTTTGAACGCACTGCTCCGAGTGAGATTTTTTTGGGAAACGCATATGTGGTGTATGGATTTTTTTCTCCATCGTCATAGAAGATTTCAGAAGATGCTCCACAAGCGTAATCAATAAATTGATTGTATGCTTTTCGTTGATAAGTTAATGAGTTGACAGTAAAGTAATTGCTGTATGAAGTTTTCCAAAACCAATTTTTTAAATCATTAATTTGTTTTTCTGAGGGGTTTGAAATCTTTCTAAAGAATTCCATTATAAAAATTAACTGCATGTTATAAGGCAGGTATTTGTATTTGTTTACATGCAATTCGTTGTGAAGGAATTGTACCGCCTTTTTGATAAAGGGGATGGTTTCTCTCGTCGTCTTTGCAAAATCATCTCGTTGGGCTAAATGCTCAATGTCTGTTTGGTCAAAATATAATTTGCCAAAAGAACTTTGAATGCAACGAAATAGAACATTTCTTGATGTTTTTTCAAATCCGAATTCTTTTAAATCGCGCTGTGTTTTTGTAATTTCATCGGAAAACTTAAAATTGTTTTTTTTGTACGACAACGCATTGACCATCCAGTCAAAAGAAATGTCTACGCCTTTGGAATTTAGCCTAGAAAAGATTTCAACAGCTTCTTCAATATTTGCATCATTAATTTCAATACATGCGATTTTATATTCGATGAAACGACTTGCAAGGGAGTCTGCTCGGTCTAAAAGATTGTCGATTTCGTCTTTAGGAATCTTTGGCTCTATGTTTGTTCTAGAATATTGGCGAAAATCACTGCTGCTCAATAAAACGTGAAGCGGGACCTGATACGGTTGCTTCATTACATCGTTACGTGGGTAGAAAAATTCTTCGTTTTTTAAATCGTAATATAAGTTAAACAAAGATTTATACATTTGCTCATCACAAGCAAAACTTGATTTATCTGGGTTTGTCAAGCAACCGAACATTGAAGAAAGTCTTTGAAATCCGTCAAGAACATACCATTTTTGGTCATTGTTTTGGGGTAGCTCGAATGGTCCAACTTTACGAGATTCTTCCCAATTCATTTTTTCTGAAGGCTTCCATAGCAGAAGAGATCCTATGGGATAATTTTTTTTAATGCTGTCAAACAAATCCTTAATATTATCACAAGTCCAAACAAAATCTCGTTGGAAGGGGGGGACGCAAACTAGCCCTTGTTTTACTTCCGTGATAAGCGAGCCTATTGTTTTGATTTTTGTGTCAATAGTAAGTTTTTTGCACATATTCCCTCTATAGAATTTTTTCAAGTTCTGAAGCAATATCGCTTAGTTCGTTAGGATTTTGAGACATTCGTTTTTGCAATGATTGTCTGTGCACATAAGATGATTCTTCAAATTGTTTTGACAAACGTTCTTTAAAATTTGCAATACCAGATCCATTCGACAAGTAATTCCAATTAGAGTCACTTATAGTAGAATAAAGTTTTTTTATTTCCTCTTTCATGAAATTTCTATCACATGCTGTACAAACAACCATTTTGTCAGGATCCTGTTCAGGTGTATATGACGAACGAAACTTGTTTCTTATTCTAAATCCACATTGAATGTCGTAGAAATCCTTTTGTATATCAGTTAAATGCATAAAAGCATTGAACCAATCGCTATGTACTCCACATATTTCTTGTATGGCATCTTCAGGTAAATAATTTTCTGCTTCTCTCTTTTCAAGAATGTGATATTTTATATTCCACTTATTCAAGTCAGATATTGCCCGATCGTATTTATGGTTTTCATCGCCGAAAAATTCCCTGTCGCTGTCCCAAAGAACATAATATCTAAAGAATTTTATTTTGTTTTTAAAATCTTGTTCTTTTCTAGAAAAAATTGCTTTTGTTGAACCACACCCGCCTAGATGCTGTGGAAGAATTTTATTCTTCTCTAAAGCTTTTTTTATTCGAGTACTTCCAAAATGCTTTATAATGCAATTAAGAAAATAACCATCGTTTTGAATGTTCTCTACATAGACATACATTGGCAAAGTAACATAATCTATAGCTTCTTGAATATTGAAAACTTTTTTTACGATTTCTGAATGACCATTCATGCAAACGTCGATAACTTCACCGCGATATGTGGGTAATGTCATGTTAACGTTAATTGATTGCTTAATTATATTTTGTAAACTTTGGGGAAGAGATTTGAACGATCCGGTTTTCAAAGATTTCGGTCTGACGAGAATTGAGTTTATTCCTGAACTAAGAGATATGATAGAAAGTAATCCTATCAACTCTTCTATAGCCCCCCTTTCAAAACAAGAATCATCAATCCTACAAAGCATTTTATACCTTATTTTGTGCTTCAAAAATAGCTATCGATTCTGCCAAAGTTTCTTCAAAAACACCTTCTGGCCAGTAATTTACTGATCCATCTTCATTTATTTCGACTGAAGCAAGTTTGCTACAGCACTCATTTTCATCAAATTCTACAGAATAAAGAGCGACGTCATTAACAGAAAGTTTTCCTTCTGCAATTAATCTTCTTAAGCGTAGAATAAAATTGATTGAGTGGGTTTCTACAAGATAAGATTTGTTGCAATCATTTTTTGTGCTTAAGGCGATTAATTCTGCAAGGTTTCCATGAGCTGCCGGATGCAAATGTGTTTCCGGTTCTTCTAGTACAATAATGGTCGGTTCCTCGCATGTACGACTTGCTCGCGTAACAATCGGAAGGGATTGGGCTATGCCTACGCCAGCATCTGTAATATTTATATTTAATTTGTCTGCTTGTTCAATTTCAATGGAGTAAACAGGATCTCTGTCACGATTTACTTTTATTTTCCATCCATTGAAATTGTTTTCATACCACTTTGAAACATTTTTTAGAAGTTCTTGATTAACTGTTTTTGAATCATCAATTAAAAACTGGTAGTTGATGCGACCATCATTTTCTTCACAAGATTTAAATGTGTTTGATTGTAAAAATGCGTATGGAAGCCAACGAAATGCTCCAATGTAATCAATGTTGAAGCGCAATGTGTTTATAATTTGTTGAGCAAACAGCTTGTATTTGTCATGACTTGGCGTAATTCCGTTAAAATACACTCCTGGAACGGGATTTTTTGTTACAAGATCATGAAGTTCGTCGTCCTCACCAGGTTCAAGTCCAATTTTGTCGTCTTTGTTTTGAGCTGTCCAGCGTTCTATTTTCGAATGGCCATTTTCTTCGTTGAAAAAAAAAGAAAATTCAAGAGAATTTTTTTTGTTATCTTCAAAAAAGAATGAAACAGCTCTATGACCACGACCATACACAAGGCTTCTCATATCCTCGATGTGTAGTCCGTTTTTTGTAGGGTCGAATACTTCAGCAGATTGGCAGTTAATGGCTGATTGTAAAATCGATGGTATTTTGAGAATAGCGCTTTTGCCAGAGTTGTTTTTTCCAAAAATTACTGTGACGGGTTTTAATGAAAGCGTCTGTTCGTTTTTGAAAATTTTATAGTAGCTAAAACGAATGTTTTTTATCATATTATCACCTAATGTGTATAATTTAGATTTAAATAACCTATAATGATTGCTGAATTCAAAAAAAAAGATGCTTTTAAGAATAGTTGTCCTGTTTTAATGTCATAACCTTGAAAAATATCCCGGTGTGACGTGTTTCACGCTGGTTGTGAAATGAATACGGTTATAATACGCCCACGTTCCAGCGGTATACAAAAAAAGTCGGACTGCGGGGCGGGGTGTGGGGTGAATATGGGGGCGTTTTACCCTCTTTTGGGGTGTTTGTGGCTGGTCAAATAGCTTTCTTTATTATCTTTTTCTTAAAAATAAGAACAGATTTTGTTCCTATGAATGAATCGGATGTAAAAGTAAAAGGGCCTAGCCCCTATTCGATTGCGCGGTTGAAACCGCGATTTATGGTGGATGCCTTATCCATCGAGATTCTGCTTTCAAAAAAAGTTTAATAACAGGAGTACCAAAAGATGAACAAGTTCAAGACACTACTTTTCTTAGCCGTGTTTGGCGGAATAGGCCTTTGGGGCTGTGACGATTC
This sequence is a window from Fibrobacter sp.. Protein-coding genes within it:
- a CDS encoding AAA family ATPase, with the protein product MIKNIRFSYYKIFKNEQTLSLKPVTVIFGKNNSGKSAILKIPSILQSAINCQSAEVFDPTKNGLHIEDMRSLVYGRGHRAVSFFFEDNKKNSLEFSFFFNEENGHSKIERWTAQNKDDKIGLEPGEDDELHDLVTKNPVPGVYFNGITPSHDKYKLFAQQIINTLRFNIDYIGAFRWLPYAFLQSNTFKSCEENDGRINYQFLIDDSKTVNQELLKNVSKWYENNFNGWKIKVNRDRDPVYSIEIEQADKLNINITDAGVGIAQSLPIVTRASRTCEEPTIIVLEEPETHLHPAAHGNLAELIALSTKNDCNKSYLVETHSINFILRLRRLIAEGKLSVNDVALYSVEFDENECCSKLASVEINEDGSVNYWPEGVFEETLAESIAIFEAQNKV
- a CDS encoding DUF262 domain-containing protein; protein product: MCKKLTIDTKIKTIGSLITEVKQGLVCVPPFQRDFVWTCDNIKDLFDSIKKNYPIGSLLLWKPSEKMNWEESRKVGPFELPQNNDQKWYVLDGFQRLSSMFGCLTNPDKSSFACDEQMYKSLFNLYYDLKNEEFFYPRNDVMKQPYQVPLHVLLSSSDFRQYSRTNIEPKIPKDEIDNLLDRADSLASRFIEYKIACIEINDANIEEAVEIFSRLNSKGVDISFDWMVNALSYKKNNFKFSDEITKTQRDLKEFGFEKTSRNVLFRCIQSSFGKLYFDQTDIEHLAQRDDFAKTTRETIPFIKKAVQFLHNELHVNKYKYLPYNMQLIFIMEFFRKISNPSEKQINDLKNWFWKTSYSNYFTVNSLTYQRKAYNQFIDYACGASSEIFYDDGEKNPYTTYAFPKKISLGAVRSKALILFLKTDNPNLQDEQYSDYIENHKNEIMLAEMSFVESLGLRYFERNNLVHMPKESNSSQQNKLPIFVNTNSEDSIILDYTLNNGSFIIGNGKKAFDTRWSECGDDSIYCYRDGVKSLFFNPDIVDFPQYQNIPEAFNFTSRCKSLVAGNVIILENSNGYFCAIKIIKITNNKKDLSERHHVEFRYHIYDSEKDNIDNIIKSIDSAANSIIEKLATPYYRKESFLLEKKIRFLEEQLAYHSKEFDAVYAKIINSVLDHMAYFIQKANIANALAEQNLKLQNNSLDEAIAKKQFALKLTNENELSKIINECIQHRNEWEKIKSLKS